The following coding sequences are from one Danaus plexippus chromosome 13 unlocalized genomic scaffold, MEX_DaPlex mxdp_15, whole genome shotgun sequence window:
- the LOC116770031 gene encoding uncharacterized protein LOC116770031 isoform X3, whose translation MCSCSKFCDFWKNSCGAGMSLDEGRQSQRPYRYGMVLLCAGALINWLGLAEDYAEPVRYVGVACIVAGALLICAAMCCWLQSPARQPQNERSSPDTHQIDDPIHVISMPDEETMQQKPPDYDTVAGAPPTYDDAIKLNPARLLPATSSARADHAPNTTNDVTVIPGQLDEALTSSSVAPVHSPIPKTPPPPYRPAQAIR comes from the exons gGATGTCCTTAGATGAGGGGAGACAGTCGCAGCGCCCATACCGCTATGGCATGGTGCTGTTGTGCGCTGGCGCCCTGATCAATTGGCTGGGACTGGCCGAGGATTACGCGGAGCCGGTTCGTTACGTGGGTGTGGCCTGCATCGTCGCCGGAGCTCTACTCATCTGTGCTGCCATGTGCTGCTGGCTTCAGTCACCAGCAAGGCAGCCGCAGAATGAGCGCTCTTCGCCAGACACTCACCAA ATTGACGACCCTATCCATGTAATATCGATGCCGGACGAGGAGACGATGCAGCAGAAGCCTCCAGACTACGACACGGTCGCCGGGGCGCCGCCGACCTACGACGACGCGATCAAACTCAACCCGGCCAGACTGCTGCCGGCCACCTCCAGCGCCAGGGCGGACCACGCACCCAACACAACCAATGACGTCACCGTCATACCCGGCCAGCTGGACGAGGCTCTGACGTCATCGTCCGTAGCCCCCGTCCATTCCCCCATCCCCAAGACTCCGCCCCCCCCATACAGACCAGCACAGGCGATCAGATGA
- the LOC116770031 gene encoding uncharacterized protein LOC116770031 isoform X4: protein MMGAIPNYQNDLRMSLDEGRQSQRPYRYGMVLLCAGALINWLGLAEDYAEPVRYVGVACIVAGALLICAAMCCWLQSPARQPQNERSSPDTHQIDDPIHVISMPDEETMQQKPPDYDTVAGAPPTYDDAIKLNPARLLPATSSARADHAPNTTNDVTVIPGQLDEALTSSSVAPVHSPIPKTPPPPYRPAQAIR from the exons gGATGTCCTTAGATGAGGGGAGACAGTCGCAGCGCCCATACCGCTATGGCATGGTGCTGTTGTGCGCTGGCGCCCTGATCAATTGGCTGGGACTGGCCGAGGATTACGCGGAGCCGGTTCGTTACGTGGGTGTGGCCTGCATCGTCGCCGGAGCTCTACTCATCTGTGCTGCCATGTGCTGCTGGCTTCAGTCACCAGCAAGGCAGCCGCAGAATGAGCGCTCTTCGCCAGACACTCACCAA ATTGACGACCCTATCCATGTAATATCGATGCCGGACGAGGAGACGATGCAGCAGAAGCCTCCAGACTACGACACGGTCGCCGGGGCGCCGCCGACCTACGACGACGCGATCAAACTCAACCCGGCCAGACTGCTGCCGGCCACCTCCAGCGCCAGGGCGGACCACGCACCCAACACAACCAATGACGTCACCGTCATACCCGGCCAGCTGGACGAGGCTCTGACGTCATCGTCCGTAGCCCCCGTCCATTCCCCCATCCCCAAGACTCCGCCCCCCCCATACAGACCAGCACAGGCGATCAGATGA
- the LOC116770172 gene encoding DNA-directed RNA polymerase II subunit Rpb4, with amino-acid sequence MSGPLQDVVEEDAADLQFPKEFENAETLLISEVDMLLEHRKAQNESAEEEQEFSEVFMKTLTYTNMFKKFKNKETITAVRNLLQSKKLHKFEVASLANLCPETPEEAKALIPSLEGRFEDEELRILLDDIQTKRSIQY; translated from the exons ATGTCTGGACCGCTACAAGACGTGGTAGAAGAAGACGCAGCGGATTTACAATTTCCAAAAG AATTCGAAAATGcagaaactttattaatatccgAAGTCGATATGTTACTAGAGCATAGAAAAGCACAAAACGAATCCGCGGAGGAGGAACAAGAATTTTCTgaagtttttatgaaaacactGACCTatacaaacatgtttaaaaagtttaaaaacaaagagaCCATAACAGCAGTAAGAAA CTTATTACAatctaaaaaattacataagttTGAAGTAGCCAGTTTAGCAAATTTATGTCCCGAAACACCCGAAGAAGCTAAAGCTCTTATCCCATCACTTGAAGGGAGGTTTGAAGACGAGGAACTCAGAATATTGTTAGATGACATACAAACAAAACGAAGTATCCAATActaa
- the LOC116770031 gene encoding uncharacterized protein LOC116770031 isoform X5, with protein MERMSLDEGRQSQRPYRYGMVLLCAGALINWLGLAEDYAEPVRYVGVACIVAGALLICAAMCCWLQSPARQPQNERSSPDTHQIDDPIHVISMPDEETMQQKPPDYDTVAGAPPTYDDAIKLNPARLLPATSSARADHAPNTTNDVTVIPGQLDEALTSSSVAPVHSPIPKTPPPPYRPAQAIR; from the exons gGATGTCCTTAGATGAGGGGAGACAGTCGCAGCGCCCATACCGCTATGGCATGGTGCTGTTGTGCGCTGGCGCCCTGATCAATTGGCTGGGACTGGCCGAGGATTACGCGGAGCCGGTTCGTTACGTGGGTGTGGCCTGCATCGTCGCCGGAGCTCTACTCATCTGTGCTGCCATGTGCTGCTGGCTTCAGTCACCAGCAAGGCAGCCGCAGAATGAGCGCTCTTCGCCAGACACTCACCAA ATTGACGACCCTATCCATGTAATATCGATGCCGGACGAGGAGACGATGCAGCAGAAGCCTCCAGACTACGACACGGTCGCCGGGGCGCCGCCGACCTACGACGACGCGATCAAACTCAACCCGGCCAGACTGCTGCCGGCCACCTCCAGCGCCAGGGCGGACCACGCACCCAACACAACCAATGACGTCACCGTCATACCCGGCCAGCTGGACGAGGCTCTGACGTCATCGTCCGTAGCCCCCGTCCATTCCCCCATCCCCAAGACTCCGCCCCCCCCATACAGACCAGCACAGGCGATCAGATGA
- the LOC116770031 gene encoding uncharacterized protein LOC116770031 isoform X6 produces MSLDEGRQSQRPYRYGMVLLCAGALINWLGLAEDYAEPVRYVGVACIVAGALLICAAMCCWLQSPARQPQNERSSPDTHQIDDPIHVISMPDEETMQQKPPDYDTVAGAPPTYDDAIKLNPARLLPATSSARADHAPNTTNDVTVIPGQLDEALTSSSVAPVHSPIPKTPPPPYRPAQAIR; encoded by the exons ATGTCCTTAGATGAGGGGAGACAGTCGCAGCGCCCATACCGCTATGGCATGGTGCTGTTGTGCGCTGGCGCCCTGATCAATTGGCTGGGACTGGCCGAGGATTACGCGGAGCCGGTTCGTTACGTGGGTGTGGCCTGCATCGTCGCCGGAGCTCTACTCATCTGTGCTGCCATGTGCTGCTGGCTTCAGTCACCAGCAAGGCAGCCGCAGAATGAGCGCTCTTCGCCAGACACTCACCAA ATTGACGACCCTATCCATGTAATATCGATGCCGGACGAGGAGACGATGCAGCAGAAGCCTCCAGACTACGACACGGTCGCCGGGGCGCCGCCGACCTACGACGACGCGATCAAACTCAACCCGGCCAGACTGCTGCCGGCCACCTCCAGCGCCAGGGCGGACCACGCACCCAACACAACCAATGACGTCACCGTCATACCCGGCCAGCTGGACGAGGCTCTGACGTCATCGTCCGTAGCCCCCGTCCATTCCCCCATCCCCAAGACTCCGCCCCCCCCATACAGACCAGCACAGGCGATCAGATGA
- the LOC116770031 gene encoding uncharacterized protein LOC116770031 isoform X2 yields the protein MAHLLRSVYILGVGKDYEGMSLDEGRQSQRPYRYGMVLLCAGALINWLGLAEDYAEPVRYVGVACIVAGALLICAAMCCWLQSPARQPQNERSSPDTHQIDDPIHVISMPDEETMQQKPPDYDTVAGAPPTYDDAIKLNPARLLPATSSARADHAPNTTNDVTVIPGQLDEALTSSSVAPVHSPIPKTPPPPYRPAQAIR from the exons gGATGTCCTTAGATGAGGGGAGACAGTCGCAGCGCCCATACCGCTATGGCATGGTGCTGTTGTGCGCTGGCGCCCTGATCAATTGGCTGGGACTGGCCGAGGATTACGCGGAGCCGGTTCGTTACGTGGGTGTGGCCTGCATCGTCGCCGGAGCTCTACTCATCTGTGCTGCCATGTGCTGCTGGCTTCAGTCACCAGCAAGGCAGCCGCAGAATGAGCGCTCTTCGCCAGACACTCACCAA ATTGACGACCCTATCCATGTAATATCGATGCCGGACGAGGAGACGATGCAGCAGAAGCCTCCAGACTACGACACGGTCGCCGGGGCGCCGCCGACCTACGACGACGCGATCAAACTCAACCCGGCCAGACTGCTGCCGGCCACCTCCAGCGCCAGGGCGGACCACGCACCCAACACAACCAATGACGTCACCGTCATACCCGGCCAGCTGGACGAGGCTCTGACGTCATCGTCCGTAGCCCCCGTCCATTCCCCCATCCCCAAGACTCCGCCCCCCCCATACAGACCAGCACAGGCGATCAGATGA